A stretch of Miscanthus floridulus cultivar M001 chromosome 13, ASM1932011v1, whole genome shotgun sequence DNA encodes these proteins:
- the LOC136501136 gene encoding uncharacterized protein, which translates to MRAISTAAAAAGGMLRARLRSASRVRGGGEGAGRWTTPGHEERPKGYLFNRPPPPPGESRKWEDWELPCYITSFLTVVILGVGLNAKPDLTIETWAHEKALERLQQQELAAAAAISGGGDADAE; encoded by the coding sequence ATGCGGGCGATCTcgacggccgcggcggcggcgggaggcatGCTGCGCGCGCGGCTCCGCTCCGCGTCCCGCGTGCGCGGTGGCGGCGAGGGCGCGGGGCGGTGGACGACGCCGGGCCACGAGGAGCGGCCCAAGGGGTACCTGTTcaaccgcccgccgccgccgccgggggagTCGCGGAAGTGGGAGGACTGGGAGCTGCCCTGCTACATCACCTCCTTCCTCACCGTCGTCATCCTCGGCGTCGGCCTCAACGCCAAGCCCGACCTCACAATCGAGACCTGGGCGCACGAGAAGGCGCTCGAGCGCCTTCAGCAGcaggagctcgccgccgccgccgctatctCCGGCGGCGGTGACGCCGATGCTGAGTGA
- the LOC136501135 gene encoding DNA damage-repair/toleration protein DRT100-like produces MPSPATVAALLVVLALLAQPAASSGCSAADRDALLSIRAALSEERLGVFSSWTGTDCCAGWYGVACDPTTGRVADLSLRGEADDAVMAPAGRPASGVMSGYVSDAVCRLDRLSTLVLADWKQISGPIPACVATSLPYLRILELPGNRLTGAIPPLAAVGGGLSRLAVLDLADNLLSGGIPPSLTSLAQLKHLDLANNRLTGRVPPDFGRLRMLSRALLGRNRLSGPIPASVALLPRLADLDLSENQLTGAIPEGLGRGSGTGGNGGNVLTSLYLGGNRLSGGVPVSLLANSGLGMLNLSRNALGGGIPDAFTPRSYFMLLDLSRNRLTGGVPRSLASAAYVGHLDLSHNRLCGSIPAGPPFDRLDAESFASNSCLCGGPLGKCT; encoded by the coding sequence ATGCCATCTCCGGCCACCGTCGCAGCGCTCCTAGTCGTCCTCGCCTTGCTTGCCCAGCCGGCCGCGTCGTCGGGGTGCTCGGCAGCGGACCGCGACGCGCTGCTATCAATCCGCGCGGCGCTGTCGGAGGAGCGGCTGGGCGTGTTCTCGTCATGGACGGGCACGGACTGCTGCGCGGGCTGGTACGGCGTGGCGTGCGACCCGACCACGGGGCGCGTCGCGGACCTCTCCCTGCGCGGGGAGGCCGACGACGCGGtgatggctcccgcggggcggcCGGCGTCAGGGGTCATGTCCGGGTACGTATCCGACGCCGTGTGCCGCCTGGACCGCCTCTCGACGCTGGTGCTGGCGGACTGGAAGCAGATCTCGGGGCCCATCCCGGCCTGCGTCGCCACGTCGCTCCCGTACCTCCGCATCCTCGAGCTGCCCGGGAACCGCCTCACGGGCGCCATCCCGCCGCTGGCGGCCGTCGGCGGCGGGCTGTCGCGCCTCGCCGTGCTCGACCTCGCCGACAACCTGCTCTCCGGCGGCATCCCGCCCTCCCTCACGTCGCTCGCCCAGCTCAAGCACCTCGACCTCGCCAACAACCGCCTCACCGGCCGCGTCCCGCCGGACTTCGGGCGGCTCCGGATGCTCAGCCGCGCGCTGCTGGGACGGAACCGGCTGTCGGGCCCCATCCCGGCGTCGGTGGCGTTGCTGCCCCGGCTCGCCGACCTCGACCTCTCCGAGAACCAGCTGACGGGCGCGATCCCTGAGGGGCTGGGCCGCGGCTCCGGGACCGGCGGGAATGGCGGCAACGTGCTGACGTCGCTGTACCTCGGCGGGAACCGGCTGTCGGGCGGCGTCCCGGTGAGCCTGCTCGCGAACAGCGGGCTCGGGATGCTGAACCTGAGCCGGAACGCGCTGGGCGGCGGCATCCCCGACGCGTTCACGCCACGGTCCTACTTCATGCTGCTGGATCTGTCGCGGAACCGGCTCACCGGCGGCGTGCCGCGGTCGCTGGCCTCGGCCGCGTACGTGGGCCACCTGGACCTCAGCCACAACCGGCTCTGTGGAAGCATCCCCGCCGGCCCGCCGTTCGACCGCCTCGACGCCGAGTCGTTCGCCAGCAACAGCTGCCTCTGCGGCGGCCCGCTCGGCAAGTGCACGTGA